One stretch of Gemmatimonadota bacterium DNA includes these proteins:
- a CDS encoding right-handed parallel beta-helix repeat-containing protein has protein sequence MNTPGGRGGRVIRVTNLLASGQGSLNAALSASGSRIVVFEVGGVIDLNKTRLNIREPFVTVAGQTAPSPGITIIRGAIFIQTHDVILQHIRVRPGDAGEAKRSGWEPDGISTAGSDAYNVLINHCSISWAVDENLSASGPNTEGPDATSRRIAFVNCIIAECLNDASHSKGPHSMGSLIHDFCREIAIIGNLYAHNANRNPYFKAFTTGVIVNNLIYNPGTRAIQLSFSDAEFSDTNLVPQNARVSVVGNVMIHGGNTRSGLALVSSKGDAYLEDNIALDRTGTNVPLTSGNIRILEEKPIWGNITPLPASAVLEHVVQSAGARPKDRDGIDQRIIREFLERKGRMIDSQQEAGGYPQINMVRRPLDIPADVDAWLAQLAAELEGN, from the coding sequence ATGAACACGCCTGGAGGACGCGGGGGCAGGGTCATTCGGGTGACAAATCTATTGGCGAGTGGACAGGGATCACTGAATGCGGCGCTATCTGCATCGGGCTCGCGTATTGTGGTATTCGAAGTGGGAGGGGTAATTGATCTGAACAAAACGCGGTTGAACATTCGCGAGCCATTTGTGACAGTGGCTGGACAAACCGCACCGAGTCCGGGCATTACCATCATTCGCGGTGCAATTTTCATACAGACACACGATGTAATTTTACAGCATATTCGGGTACGCCCAGGTGATGCGGGCGAAGCAAAAAGAAGTGGATGGGAGCCAGATGGCATCTCCACAGCGGGTAGTGATGCGTACAATGTGTTGATCAATCACTGTTCTATTTCATGGGCAGTAGATGAAAATTTGAGCGCATCTGGTCCAAATACCGAGGGACCAGATGCGACTTCTCGTCGCATCGCATTTGTCAATTGCATTATCGCCGAATGCCTGAATGATGCATCCCACAGCAAAGGTCCGCACTCCATGGGATCGCTGATTCACGACTTCTGTCGAGAAATCGCCATCATCGGCAATTTGTATGCCCACAATGCAAATCGCAACCCGTATTTCAAGGCATTTACAACCGGGGTGATCGTGAACAATTTGATCTACAACCCGGGGACTCGGGCGATTCAACTGAGTTTTTCAGATGCTGAATTTAGCGATACCAATCTCGTTCCGCAAAATGCGCGCGTGAGCGTGGTGGGCAACGTGATGATTCACGGTGGAAATACCCGGTCGGGATTGGCACTGGTATCCTCAAAGGGCGATGCCTATCTCGAGGATAATATCGCGCTGGATAGAACAGGAACTAATGTGCCTTTGACCTCGGGCAATATCCGCATTTTGGAAGAGAAGCCCATCTGGGGCAACATCACTCCATTACCCGCATCAGCGGTTTTAGAACATGTAGTACAAAGCGCGGGTGCGCGTCCGAAGGATCGCGATGGAATTGATCAGCGTATTATACGCGAGTTTCTCGAACGCAAAGGTCGGATGATAGATAGCCAGCAGGAGGCGGGCGGATATCCGCAGATAAATATGGTCAGACGACCGCTGGATATTCCCGCGGACGTGGATGCGTGGTTGGCGCAACTCGCGGCAGAGCTTGAAGGAAATTAA
- a CDS encoding M14 family metallocarboxypeptidase → MQIFDRYTDLLQRIEQKGYPSQVLGHTPDGSPLVCIRTGGEKTPAIFISAGSHSTEQAGVGAAMGLMDALDTEHQVYVIPTRDPMGMNGYAYALSLSLGEEPELNSVEDVEKILRAHGVVLYEEGETIIAIIGEYGYSTEGIFGKFETGVDFLKPLFGRRIFFPSRAEGIEGTALCQRAYTLIVSPEGEVLHINRFHDTAWSPVEPRCTRNLMAKIQPGLTLDLHEYGGDGFWFSARHQRNEDDEIWEKRMADAIIRAVADSGAKLAPEGYSPGSFFEIGERGVFWLIAQERGEGLNLADYGAHQYGPSFTIETGMTMQGGYQERVQTSMLAAQTAISVFEERWR, encoded by the coding sequence ATGCAGATCTTTGATCGATATACAGATCTCCTGCAGCGAATTGAACAGAAAGGCTATCCATCCCAGGTACTCGGACATACGCCGGATGGATCGCCGCTGGTATGTATCAGAACTGGAGGAGAAAAAACACCGGCTATTTTTATCAGTGCGGGTAGCCATTCAACAGAACAGGCCGGGGTCGGAGCAGCAATGGGACTTATGGACGCACTCGACACAGAGCATCAGGTCTATGTGATACCCACCCGCGATCCAATGGGAATGAACGGATACGCGTACGCGCTGAGCTTGAGCCTCGGCGAAGAGCCGGAGTTAAACTCCGTAGAAGATGTCGAGAAAATTCTACGAGCACACGGCGTGGTACTCTACGAAGAAGGTGAAACAATAATCGCAATTATAGGCGAATACGGGTATTCGACTGAGGGAATTTTTGGAAAATTCGAAACAGGGGTCGATTTTCTAAAACCGCTCTTTGGACGGCGCATTTTCTTTCCATCGCGTGCCGAAGGCATTGAAGGCACTGCCCTCTGCCAGAGAGCATATACCCTGATTGTAAGCCCAGAAGGCGAAGTATTGCACATCAATCGCTTTCACGATACGGCGTGGTCGCCAGTGGAACCGCGTTGCACGCGCAATTTGATGGCTAAAATTCAACCTGGACTGACACTGGACCTGCACGAATACGGAGGAGATGGCTTCTGGTTCTCTGCCCGCCACCAGCGCAATGAGGATGATGAAATATGGGAAAAGCGGATGGCAGATGCAATAATTCGGGCAGTTGCCGATTCCGGAGCCAAACTCGCGCCAGAAGGTTATTCGCCCGGATCGTTTTTTGAGATAGGAGAACGCGGCGTATTCTGGTTGATCGCCCAGGAGCGGGGAGAGGGCCTGAATCTGGCCGATTACGGAGCGCATCAATACGGTCCGTCATTTACAATTGAGACGGGAATGACCATGCAGGGCGGTTATCAGGAGCGCGTGCAAACATCTATGTTGGCAGCGCAAACCGCGATCTCAGTTTTTGAAGAACGCTGGCGTTGA